Proteins encoded together in one Amblyraja radiata isolate CabotCenter1 chromosome 11, sAmbRad1.1.pri, whole genome shotgun sequence window:
- the dnd1 gene encoding dead end protein homolog 1: protein MIASGLQVRVGGGGRHSLDVAWVAGRQPGLAVKVMASMLLNSANKLAFDAWVEETGIDLVQVNGQRKFGGPPPGWTGHPPLTGSEVFVGKLPQDVYEDKLIPLFQAAGKLYEFRLMMTFSGENRGFAYAKYANRWYAQCAIAMFNGYQIRDGFPILVCRSTEKNELCVAGIPWGRGRAEVMDVVKELTDGVSDLSLHLSADRRKKMTMFAVVKYESHRAAAMAKKKLVEDCIELWGQPIEIDWMKPDGRQKGQQMLLSETQPSLQVSAWPVMTRGLCLPPMGSATCAAPTARFAGRSGFSPSGERGEKIRRPFPEVPCPLNVACDVVRLLDAYCLKKRLGKPVYSVQSVRSDQHRFLFKVFLPGLAAHFSGMVTLTPEDLASGRDVPKEEAALQVLMYLGHSMGFEGFHPHSASVTESQT from the exons GTGATGGCAAGCATGCTGTTGAATTCTGCCAATAAGCTGGCGTTCGATGCCTGGGTGGAAGAGACGGGCATCGACTTGGTCCAGGTCAATGGGCAAAGGAAGTTTGGTGGGCCCCCTCCAG GTTGGACGGGACATCCTCCGTTGACTGGCTCCGAGGTGTTCGTTGGGAAGCTGCCCCAGGACGTCTATGAGGACAAACTCATCCCGCTATTCCAGGCAGCGGGCAAGCTCTACGAGTTCCGCCTGATGATGACCTTCAGTGGGGAGAACCGGGGCTTTGCCTATGCCAAGTACGCCAACCGCTGGTACGCCCAGTGCGCCATCGCCATGTTCAACGGATACCAGATCCGTGACGGCTTCCCCATCCTGGTGTGCCGCAGCACGGAGAAGAATGAGCTGTGCGTCGCGGGCATCCCGTGGGGCAGGGGCCGGGCGGAGGTGATGGACGTCGTCAAGGAGCTGACCGACGGTGTGTCCGACCTCTCCCTTCACCTCAGTGCCGACCGCAGGAAGAAGATGACCATGTTTGCCGTGGTGAAGTATGAGAGTCACCGGGCGGCGGCGATGGCAAAGAAGAAGCTGGTTGAAG ATTGCATTGAGCTCTGGGGCCAACCCATTGAGATTGACTGGATGAAACCCGATGGAAGGCAGAAGGGTCAGCAGATGCTTCTATCCGAAACACAGCCCAGCCTTCAAGTGTCGGCCTGGCCTGTGATGACCAGAGGACTTTGCTTGCCGCCGATGGGGTCTGCCACATGTGCTGCACCCACTGCCCGCTTTGCTGGCCGCAGTGGCTTCTCTCCctcgggggagaggggggagaagatccGCCGGCCGTTCCCGGAAGTGCCGTGCCCGCTGAACGTGGCCTGCGATGTTGTCCGCCTCTTGGACGCCTACTGCCTGAAGAAGAGGCTGGGCAAGCCGGTGTACAGCGTGCAGTCTGTGCGCTCCGACCAGCACCGCTTCTTGTTTAAGGTCTTCCTGCCCGGACTCGCCGCCCACTTCAGTGGGATGGTTACGCTGACCCCAGAGGATCTGGCTTCTGGCCGGGATGTTCCCAAGGAAGAAGCGGCACTTCAGGTCCTGATGTACTTGG gtCACTCAATGGGATTTGAAGGATTTCATCCCCACAGTGCCTCTGTTACGGAGAGTCAAACCTGA
- the zmat2 gene encoding zinc finger matrin-type protein 2 isoform X2 gives MASGSGAKSMDFRKKWDKDEYEKLAQKRLQEEREKRDAKPPVPIKRELLRHRDYKVDLESKLGKTIVITKTTPQSEMGGYYCNVCDCVVKDSINFLDHINGKKHQRNLGMSMKVERSTLDQVKKRFEVNKKKIEEKQKEYDFEERMKELREEEEKAKAYRKEKMKEKKRKAEEELTFEEDDEMAAVMGFSGFGSSKKSS, from the exons ATGGCGTCGGGGAGCGGG GCGAAAAGTATGGACTTCCGTAAGAAATGGGACAAGGACGAGTACGAGAAATTGGCCCAGAAACGGCTGCAGGAAGAAAGGGAGAAGCGAGATG CAAAACCTCCGGTGCCAATCAAGAGGGAGCTGCTGCGTCACAGGGATTACAAAGTGGATTTGGAATCAAAACTGGGAAAAACGATTGTCATCACGAAGACTACGCCCCAGTCCGAAATGGGAGG ATATTACTGTAATGTTTGTGACTGCGTTGTGAAGGATTCAATCAACTTCTTGGATCACATAAATGGCAAAAAAC ACCAAAGGAACCTGGGGATGTCAATGAAGGTAGAACGCTCGACATTGGACCAAGTAAAGAAACGCTTTGAAGTCAATAAGAAGAAAATTGAGGAGAAACAAAAAGAGTACGACTTTGAGGAGCGCATGAAGGAACTGCGGGAGGAA GAGGAAAAAGCAAAGGCATATCGGAAGGAGAAAATGAAAGAGAAGAAGAGAAAAGCGGAGGAGGAGCTGACGTTTGAGGAAGATGACGAAATGGCGGCAGTGATGGGCTTCTCCGGCTTCGGTTCGTCAAAGAAGAGCAGCTGA
- the zmat2 gene encoding zinc finger matrin-type protein 2 isoform X1 produces the protein MASGSGQAKSMDFRKKWDKDEYEKLAQKRLQEEREKRDAKPPVPIKRELLRHRDYKVDLESKLGKTIVITKTTPQSEMGGYYCNVCDCVVKDSINFLDHINGKKHQRNLGMSMKVERSTLDQVKKRFEVNKKKIEEKQKEYDFEERMKELREEEEKAKAYRKEKMKEKKRKAEEELTFEEDDEMAAVMGFSGFGSSKKSS, from the exons ATGGCGTCGGGGAGCGGG CAGGCGAAAAGTATGGACTTCCGTAAGAAATGGGACAAGGACGAGTACGAGAAATTGGCCCAGAAACGGCTGCAGGAAGAAAGGGAGAAGCGAGATG CAAAACCTCCGGTGCCAATCAAGAGGGAGCTGCTGCGTCACAGGGATTACAAAGTGGATTTGGAATCAAAACTGGGAAAAACGATTGTCATCACGAAGACTACGCCCCAGTCCGAAATGGGAGG ATATTACTGTAATGTTTGTGACTGCGTTGTGAAGGATTCAATCAACTTCTTGGATCACATAAATGGCAAAAAAC ACCAAAGGAACCTGGGGATGTCAATGAAGGTAGAACGCTCGACATTGGACCAAGTAAAGAAACGCTTTGAAGTCAATAAGAAGAAAATTGAGGAGAAACAAAAAGAGTACGACTTTGAGGAGCGCATGAAGGAACTGCGGGAGGAA GAGGAAAAAGCAAAGGCATATCGGAAGGAGAAAATGAAAGAGAAGAAGAGAAAAGCGGAGGAGGAGCTGACGTTTGAGGAAGATGACGAAATGGCGGCAGTGATGGGCTTCTCCGGCTTCGGTTCGTCAAAGAAGAGCAGCTGA